Proteins encoded in a region of the Clostridium beijerinckii genome:
- a CDS encoding DegT/DnrJ/EryC1/StrS family aminotransferase — MNIPLIDLKAQYKSIAEDLDRVTKEVLSSANYIMGKNVIEFEREFAGYIGVKHAISVANGTDALVIALKSLGIGNGDEVITSTFTYFASAEAISAVGATPVFVDVEKETFNIDPTKIEEKITNKTKAIIPVHIFGQCAKMDEINEIAKKHNLKIVEDAAQASGSKYKGKMAGTLGDAACFSFFPTKNLSCAGDGGMIVTNDDNIATIAKALRTHGSGETGQKAYNLLNNINDEIETSKDGDDTVYNALKYYNYLIGFNSRLDAIQAAILRVKLPHLDDWNSRRREVAKIYNEKLKDSNVVVPTVDEENETIYHQYVLQCENREDMINKLKENGIATGVYYPVPLHLQKVYKDLGYKEGDMPVAEYLSHRTFAIPVYPELTENEINYIVENIKA; from the coding sequence ATGAATATTCCATTAATTGATTTAAAAGCTCAATATAAGTCTATTGCTGAAGATTTAGATAGAGTAACTAAAGAAGTGCTTTCTTCTGCGAATTATATTATGGGCAAGAATGTAATTGAATTTGAGAGAGAATTTGCAGGATATATAGGAGTTAAACATGCGATATCAGTGGCGAATGGAACTGATGCATTGGTTATTGCATTAAAATCTTTAGGAATAGGGAATGGAGATGAAGTAATAACTTCGACATTTACTTATTTTGCTTCAGCTGAAGCTATTTCAGCAGTAGGTGCAACGCCTGTTTTTGTTGATGTTGAAAAAGAAACATTTAATATAGATCCAACTAAAATAGAAGAAAAAATTACAAATAAAACAAAGGCTATTATACCAGTTCATATATTTGGACAATGTGCTAAGATGGATGAAATAAATGAAATAGCTAAAAAGCACAATTTAAAGATCGTAGAGGATGCTGCGCAAGCATCAGGTTCTAAATATAAAGGAAAGATGGCGGGAACTTTAGGTGATGCAGCATGCTTCTCATTCTTCCCAACTAAGAATCTTTCATGTGCTGGCGATGGTGGTATGATAGTGACAAATGATGATAATATAGCAACAATAGCAAAAGCTTTAAGAACACATGGAAGTGGAGAAACAGGACAAAAAGCTTATAATTTGCTAAATAATATAAATGATGAGATAGAGACGTCTAAAGATGGTGACGATACTGTATATAATGCTTTAAAATACTATAATTATTTAATCGGGTTCAACTCTAGGTTAGATGCTATTCAAGCAGCAATTCTAAGAGTAAAATTACCACATTTAGATGATTGGAATAGTAGAAGAAGAGAAGTAGCAAAAATATATAATGAAAAATTAAAGGATTCTAATGTAGTTGTACCTACTGTTGATGAAGAAAATGAAACTATATATCATCAATATGTGTTACAATGCGAAAATAGAGAAGATATGATAAATAAACTTAAAGAAAATGGTATAGCAACTGGAGTTTATTATCCAGTCCCATTACATTTGCAAAAAGTATATAAAGATCTAGGATATAAAGAAGGGGATATGCCGGTTGCAGAATATTTATCACATAGAACATTTGCAATACCAGTTTATCCAGAATTAACAGAAAATGAAATAAATTATATAGTTGAAAATATAAAGGCATAA
- a CDS encoding ATP-dependent DNA helicase: MDKILIRESVRNLVEFCLKKGDIDNRFSGSARAVEGVRAHQKLQEDNGRIYENYEKEVYLTHEFETNKSLIYIEGRADGIITERDKIIIEEIKSTYKNFAYIDDLNEVHWAQAKVYAFIYGNQNNLEEIYVRLSYMQLETNEVKSFEKRFAIGELEEFISDLLREYERFSVLIFKWKNIRDETIKVLNFPFEKYREGQRKLINVSYQTIKEGEILFVQAPTGIGKTISTIFPAVKAISEGIGEKIIYLTAKTINREVAEETFERLRQEGLKFRTITITAKEKTCINDDFDCNPEKCMYAKDYYGKVKKVITNIIEKEERISTEILKEYAEKYQVCPFELSLDISTYCDGIIGDYNYIFDPRVSLSRVLESKGNIVLVDEAHNLIDRSRNMYSASLYKSQILNCKKITKGKLNKLHSLLGKINDYFIDLRNECDHREVKSFYEEEHPKELSKYLQLYLKESEEVLVRGNRFDGYEDILKLYFDINAFTSTTQLYDENYRTCIEKDSQEIKLSLYCVNPAKNLREYLGKCYSVIFFSATISPIKYYVNMLGGDDNTYRLKLPSPFNKENLKVHISPINIRYSYRKRTLSSVKDKICGFIKQQIGNYMIFSPSYAYMEELYSHMEESKLEEFNLMKQKPNMTEEEKSEFLRRFKNSNNLLMFCVLGGMFSEGIDLPGDQLIGSIIIGVGYPMVDMTNEVIKDFYKEDGYDYAYVFPGINKIQQAVGRVIRTETDKGRVLLIDDRYINNKYSVLLPNEWYPINKY; encoded by the coding sequence ATGGATAAAATTCTTATACGAGAGTCTGTGAGAAATTTAGTAGAATTTTGCTTGAAAAAAGGTGATATAGATAATAGGTTTTCTGGAAGTGCTAGGGCAGTAGAAGGAGTAAGAGCACATCAAAAGCTTCAGGAAGATAACGGAAGGATTTATGAGAACTATGAAAAGGAAGTATATTTAACTCATGAGTTCGAGACGAATAAAAGCTTGATCTATATTGAAGGAAGAGCAGATGGAATTATAACGGAAAGAGATAAAATTATAATTGAAGAAATAAAATCAACTTATAAGAATTTTGCATACATTGATGATTTGAATGAGGTCCATTGGGCTCAGGCAAAGGTGTATGCTTTTATTTATGGAAATCAAAATAATCTTGAAGAAATTTATGTGCGATTATCCTACATGCAGTTAGAAACGAATGAGGTTAAGAGTTTTGAAAAAAGATTTGCTATAGGAGAATTAGAAGAATTTATATCTGATTTATTAAGAGAATATGAGAGATTTAGTGTTTTAATATTTAAATGGAAAAACATTAGAGATGAAACTATAAAAGTGCTAAATTTTCCTTTTGAAAAATACAGAGAAGGTCAAAGGAAACTTATTAATGTTTCATATCAAACTATAAAAGAGGGGGAAATATTATTTGTTCAGGCACCGACAGGCATAGGAAAAACTATATCAACCATATTCCCAGCTGTAAAGGCTATAAGCGAAGGAATTGGAGAAAAAATTATATATTTGACAGCAAAGACGATAAATAGGGAAGTTGCTGAAGAAACTTTTGAAAGATTGCGTCAAGAAGGATTGAAATTTAGGACTATCACAATTACTGCAAAAGAGAAAACATGTATTAATGATGATTTTGATTGCAATCCAGAGAAGTGCATGTATGCCAAAGACTATTATGGTAAAGTAAAAAAAGTAATTACAAATATTATCGAAAAGGAAGAAAGAATTTCCACGGAAATATTGAAGGAATATGCCGAAAAATATCAAGTATGCCCATTTGAGCTATCTTTAGATATAAGTACTTATTGTGATGGAATTATAGGTGATTATAATTACATCTTTGATCCAAGAGTATCTTTGAGTAGAGTTCTAGAAAGCAAAGGAAATATAGTTTTGGTGGATGAAGCACATAATTTAATTGATAGGTCAAGAAATATGTATTCCGCATCCTTATATAAGAGCCAAATTCTAAATTGCAAAAAGATAACTAAGGGTAAATTAAATAAACTACATTCCTTATTGGGAAAGATTAATGATTATTTCATTGATTTAAGAAATGAATGCGACCATAGAGAAGTGAAATCATTTTATGAAGAGGAACATCCTAAGGAATTGAGTAAGTATTTGCAGTTATACTTAAAAGAAAGTGAAGAAGTGCTAGTAAGAGGAAATAGATTTGATGGTTATGAAGATATATTGAAATTATATTTTGATATAAATGCTTTTACTTCTACGACACAGCTCTATGATGAAAATTATAGGACTTGTATAGAAAAGGATTCTCAAGAAATCAAGTTGTCTTTATATTGTGTAAATCCAGCTAAGAATTTAAGAGAATACTTAGGGAAATGCTACTCGGTAATATTTTTTTCTGCAACCATATCACCAATAAAATATTATGTAAATATGCTGGGCGGAGATGATAATACATATAGGTTAAAGCTTCCATCTCCTTTCAATAAAGAAAACTTAAAAGTTCATATTAGTCCTATTAATATTAGATATTCATATAGAAAAAGGACCTTATCATCAGTGAAAGATAAAATTTGTGGCTTTATAAAGCAGCAAATTGGAAACTACATGATTTTTTCACCATCATATGCATATATGGAAGAGTTATATAGCCATATGGAGGAGTCGAAGCTAGAAGAATTTAATCTTATGAAACAGAAGCCTAATATGACGGAGGAAGAAAAAAGTGAATTTTTAAGAAGATTTAAAAATAGCAATAATTTATTAATGTTTTGCGTGCTTGGAGGGATGTTTTCAGAAGGAATAGATTTGCCTGGTGATCAGTTAATTGGAAGCATAATAATTGGAGTAGGATATCCTATGGTAGATATGACAAATGAAGTTATAAAGGATTTTTATAAAGAAGATGGTTATGACTATGCGTATGTATTTCCAGGAATAAATAAAATTCAGCAGGCTGTAGGAAGAGTTATAAGAACTGAGACGGACAAAGGAAGAGTTCTGCTTATTGATGATAGGTATATAAACAATAAATATAGTGTTCTTTTACCAAATGAGTGGTATCCTATAAATAAATATTAA
- a CDS encoding DUF1836 domain-containing protein: MAGKFDSDYIKELAKEMSKSTSVSYEDIPKYDLFLSQVIDYLNDKFVDEKFTNNIVQNYTKSEVITKPEDGKKRGYTKMHLVQLVLLSHMRPLLTTEEIKKVFRLAFNEINDRSDDILSWEETYKTFTQIQKESLDNYLDTFISNDDKLEDIIKNFDLKDNDKERIKIFLLVLSLIAEASVIKKLVQKIVKEYEEE; the protein is encoded by the coding sequence ATGGCAGGAAAATTTGATTCAGATTATATAAAAGAATTAGCTAAAGAAATGTCTAAAAGTACTTCCGTTTCATATGAAGATATTCCTAAATATGATTTGTTTTTATCCCAAGTAATCGATTATTTGAACGATAAGTTTGTTGATGAGAAGTTTACTAACAATATAGTTCAAAATTATACTAAAAGCGAAGTTATAACTAAGCCGGAAGATGGCAAAAAAAGAGGATATACAAAAATGCATTTAGTACAATTAGTACTGCTTAGCCATATGAGGCCCTTATTAACGACGGAAGAAATAAAGAAAGTTTTTCGGCTTGCATTTAATGAAATCAATGACAGAAGCGATGATATACTGTCATGGGAAGAGACATATAAAACTTTCACACAAATACAAAAGGAAAGTTTGGATAACTATTTAGATACGTTTATATCAAATGATGATAAATTAGAAGATATAATAAAGAATTTTGACTTGAAAGATAATGATAAGGAAAGAATTAAAATTTTCCTATTAGTTCTTTCTTTAATAGCAGAAGCAAGTGTTATTAAAAAGTTAGTTCAAAAAATAGTTAAAGAGTATGAAGAAGAATAA
- a CDS encoding AbrB/MazE/SpoVT family DNA-binding domain-containing protein: MKSTGVVRRVDELGRIVIPIELRRTLDIAEKDALEIYVDGEQIILKKYEPACIFCGDARDVINYKGKNICTKCLDEIKTNR; encoded by the coding sequence ATGAAATCAACAGGTGTAGTTAGAAGAGTAGATGAATTAGGAAGAATAGTTATTCCTATAGAACTTAGAAGAACATTGGATATTGCTGAAAAAGATGCATTAGAAATTTATGTAGACGGAGAGCAAATAATCTTAAAGAAATACGAACCAGCTTGTATTTTCTGTGGAGATGCAAGAGACGTAATTAACTATAAAGGTAAGAATATCTGTACTAAATGTTTAGACGAAATTAAAACAAACAGATAG
- the rsmI gene encoding 16S rRNA (cytidine(1402)-2'-O)-methyltransferase yields the protein MENGKLYLVPTPIGNLKDITLRALETLKDVDIIAAEDTRQTLKLLNHFEIKKPLISYHKFNEQIKSDKIIDLLMEGNNVALVSDAGTPGISDPGSVIVGRCIEKKINFEVLPGATAITTALVYSGLDTTKFLFRGFLPRENKERKIVTNELLQSQETIIFYEAPHRLTDTLEFLLDTFGDRKIAVCRELTKIYQEIYRGTLKEAAQYFLENKPRGEFVLVLEGKRLEEIKEEQREEWIHLSIEEHIVKYINGGASKKEAIKLVAKERELPKSEVYKFSTNI from the coding sequence ATGGAAAATGGAAAGTTGTATTTAGTACCAACTCCTATTGGAAACTTAAAAGATATAACATTGAGGGCTCTAGAAACTTTAAAAGATGTTGATATTATAGCGGCTGAAGATACAAGACAAACTTTGAAGTTACTAAATCATTTTGAAATAAAGAAACCATTAATAAGTTATCACAAATTTAATGAGCAAATAAAAAGTGATAAAATTATAGATTTACTAATGGAAGGTAATAATGTTGCCTTAGTTTCAGATGCTGGAACGCCCGGAATATCAGATCCAGGAAGTGTTATTGTTGGACGTTGCATAGAAAAAAAGATAAATTTCGAAGTACTTCCAGGAGCGACAGCTATAACTACGGCATTAGTCTATTCTGGATTAGACACAACTAAATTTTTATTCAGGGGTTTCTTACCAAGAGAAAATAAAGAACGTAAGATAGTCACAAATGAGTTATTGCAAAGTCAGGAAACTATTATCTTTTACGAAGCACCGCATAGACTGACAGATACGCTTGAATTCTTATTAGATACGTTCGGAGATAGAAAAATTGCTGTATGCAGAGAATTAACTAAGATTTATCAAGAAATATATAGGGGGACGTTAAAAGAGGCTGCTCAATATTTTCTAGAGAATAAACCAAGAGGAGAATTTGTTCTTGTTCTAGAAGGAAAAAGACTTGAAGAGATAAAGGAAGAGCAAAGGGAAGAGTGGATTCATTTATCTATTGAAGAGCACATAGTTAAATATATTAATGGTGGTGCGAGTAAGAAAGAAGCAATAAAGCTTGTAGCCAAGGAAAGAGAATTACCTAAAAGTGAAGTATATAAATTCTCAACTAATATATAA
- a CDS encoding tRNA1(Val) (adenine(37)-N6)-methyltransferase, translated as MNNKLQYVRDDETVDDLQLKGLNLIQKKEGFKFGIDAVLLSDFAYIKNKHKVMDLCTGTGIIPFLIYGKYKPERVYGLEIQEDMVDMAKRSVKLNGLEGNVCFINEDLKNIDYLKTLDKFDAVTVNPPYKLNNSGIINPNDKLAIARHEILCNLEDVISAARILLKDNGRLFMIHRPERLADIFVLMRKYKIEPKRVKMIHPKVGKAPNIVLVEGQRDGGAYLKWEAPLYVYNEDGKYTKEIDSIYWRS; from the coding sequence ATGAATAATAAATTGCAATATGTGAGAGATGATGAGACAGTAGATGATTTGCAACTTAAGGGATTAAATCTAATTCAAAAGAAGGAGGGATTTAAATTTGGTATAGATGCTGTTTTATTATCTGATTTTGCTTATATAAAAAATAAACATAAGGTGATGGATTTATGTACAGGAACTGGGATAATTCCATTTTTGATATATGGCAAATATAAGCCTGAGCGTGTATATGGATTAGAAATTCAAGAAGATATGGTAGATATGGCTAAAAGGAGCGTAAAATTAAATGGGCTTGAAGGAAATGTATGTTTTATAAATGAAGATTTAAAAAATATAGATTATCTAAAGACACTTGATAAGTTTGATGCAGTGACAGTAAATCCACCTTATAAACTAAACAATTCAGGAATTATAAATCCAAATGATAAGCTTGCTATAGCTAGGCATGAAATATTATGTAATTTAGAAGATGTGATTTCAGCTGCAAGAATTTTATTAAAGGATAATGGAAGACTCTTTATGATACATAGACCTGAAAGATTAGCAGATATTTTTGTCTTAATGAGAAAATATAAAATAGAACCGAAAAGAGTAAAAATGATTCATCCTAAGGTAGGAAAAGCTCCTAATATTGTATTGGTTGAAGGACAAAGAGATGGGGGAGCCTATTTGAAGTGGGAAGCACCATTGTATGTCTATAATGAAGATGGAAAATATACTAAAGAAATAGATTCAATATATTGGAGGTCATGA
- a CDS encoding NlpC/P60 family protein, translating into MRSRILAIMLATVIVVGSSIPAFATPDNQQLSDSRQKYAEIESKITDIQNKIDDLNMQIEPLQLTVDKNKKEITTINKVIDSSTKDIEQYKKEINTLDLALGQRVKAMYMSGDLEFGYLNFILESESTSDFFSRAEAVSKIIGKDKSAIEDVTSKKEELNNKIKSLEDKKDEIDKLNKEIQVSLSELDGKKKEAETLSSQAKDEKSKFDSQYLSQLERELVKSQFDVIGNSNSSAADLQGAINQLRNIRDNQIKSEIVTSEINDKIEKAKTMVADKKAAEVKVATPSRGGGGKVAVPSAGNAQSILNEAYAQLGKPYVWGATGDASFDCSGFTQYVYEHAAGVDITRTTYSQIGVGQPVSQDQLQPGDLVFTHPGHVGIYVGNGQMINAPQTGDVVKVAPVYSFYAARRVLN; encoded by the coding sequence ATGAGGAGTAGAATTCTAGCTATTATGTTAGCAACCGTAATCGTTGTAGGTAGCTCGATACCAGCGTTTGCGACGCCAGATAATCAACAGTTGAGTGATTCAAGACAGAAATATGCAGAAATTGAAAGTAAGATAACAGATATTCAGAATAAAATTGATGATTTAAATATGCAGATAGAGCCGCTACAATTAACAGTAGATAAGAATAAAAAAGAAATAACAACTATCAATAAAGTTATTGATAGTAGTACAAAAGACATTGAACAATATAAGAAAGAGATTAATACATTAGATTTAGCTTTAGGACAAAGAGTCAAAGCTATGTATATGTCAGGTGATTTAGAATTTGGTTACTTGAATTTTATACTTGAATCAGAATCAACAAGTGATTTCTTTTCTAGAGCAGAGGCAGTTAGTAAAATTATAGGAAAAGACAAATCTGCCATAGAAGATGTTACAAGTAAAAAGGAAGAATTAAATAACAAAATAAAATCCTTAGAAGATAAGAAAGATGAAATAGATAAACTTAATAAAGAAATACAAGTTAGCTTAAGTGAACTCGATGGAAAGAAAAAGGAAGCAGAAACTTTATCAAGTCAAGCTAAGGATGAAAAAAGTAAATTTGACTCACAATACTTATCACAATTAGAAAGAGAACTTGTAAAATCTCAATTTGATGTTATAGGTAACTCTAATAGTTCAGCTGCTGATCTTCAAGGAGCAATTAATCAATTAAGAAATATTAGAGATAATCAAATTAAGAGTGAGATTGTTACTTCAGAGATAAATGATAAAATTGAAAAGGCTAAAACAATGGTAGCTGATAAAAAAGCAGCTGAAGTAAAAGTGGCAACGCCAAGTAGAGGCGGAGGCGGAAAAGTAGCTGTACCATCAGCAGGAAATGCTCAATCTATTCTAAATGAGGCATATGCACAGCTAGGAAAGCCTTATGTGTGGGGTGCAACTGGAGATGCAAGTTTTGACTGTTCAGGATTTACTCAATATGTTTATGAGCATGCTGCAGGAGTAGATATAACAAGAACAACTTATTCTCAAATTGGAGTTGGACAACCAGTTAGCCAAGATCAGCTTCAACCTGGAGATTTGGTGTTTACTCATCCAGGTCACGTTGGGATATATGTTGGTAATGGCCAAATGATTAACGCACCTCAAACAGGTGATGTAGTTAAAGTTGCGCCAGTTTATAGCTTTTATGCTGCAAGAAGAGTTCTTAATTAG
- a CDS encoding HAD family hydrolase: MLSNIKGVIFDLDGTIVDSMWVWSQIDIDYLKKKGHAVPNDLKNDIEHLSFYQTAVYFKNRFKIEDSVDEILSDWHHAAFHHYANNVKLKSGVKTFLRYLKDNKIKIALATSNSIPLLEACLKNNGVYDYFDSITITDEVAKGKDCPDIYLLAAKKLNIKPESCLVFEDILPAMKSARKANMRVIGIKDDLCLEPISEILKYCDKYISSFTELL, from the coding sequence ATGCTAAGTAATATAAAAGGTGTAATTTTCGATTTAGATGGAACTATTGTAGATTCCATGTGGGTATGGTCTCAGATCGACATAGATTATCTCAAAAAGAAAGGACATGCTGTACCTAATGACTTAAAAAACGATATTGAACACTTAAGTTTTTATCAGACAGCAGTATATTTTAAAAATAGATTTAAAATTGAAGATTCAGTGGATGAAATACTTAGTGATTGGCATCATGCAGCATTTCATCATTACGCTAATAATGTAAAACTCAAATCAGGTGTAAAAACTTTTTTAAGATATTTAAAAGATAATAAAATAAAAATTGCATTAGCGACTAGCAATTCTATCCCACTGCTTGAGGCTTGTTTAAAAAACAATGGGGTTTATGACTACTTTGATTCAATCACTATTACTGATGAAGTCGCTAAAGGAAAAGATTGTCCTGACATATATTTATTAGCAGCAAAAAAGTTAAATATAAAACCTGAAAGCTGTTTAGTATTTGAGGATATACTCCCTGCTATGAAAAGTGCAAGAAAAGCAAATATGAGGGTAATCGGAATAAAAGATGATTTATGTTTAGAACCTATATCTGAAATTCTTAAGTATTGTGATAAATATATTTCTTCCTTTACTGAGCTTTTATAG
- a CDS encoding peptidylprolyl isomerase, giving the protein MENKVLAVAAGYEITEKDLNAIISRYPQEQRGALQSEEKKKQLVEQLISFELMNKFGKEIQLDKTQEYKDAMENISKEVITSMAINKVLSDVTITDEEVKKYYEDNKEAFGQPATVSARHILVETEEEANKAREEILSGKISFGDAAMKYSTCPSNQQGGNLGEFSKGMMVPEFEEAAFTSEIGKVTEPVKTQFGYHLVLVDAKNEASIKSFEEVKDSVLDNLIKENQHKKYDQILKELEAKYGVERK; this is encoded by the coding sequence ATGGAAAATAAAGTGTTAGCTGTTGCAGCAGGATATGAAATAACAGAAAAAGATTTAAATGCAATAATTAGTAGATATCCACAAGAGCAAAGAGGAGCTTTACAAAGCGAAGAAAAGAAGAAACAATTGGTAGAACAGTTGATTTCATTTGAATTAATGAATAAGTTTGGAAAAGAAATACAATTAGATAAAACTCAAGAATACAAAGACGCTATGGAAAATATATCAAAGGAAGTTATAACTTCAATGGCAATAAATAAAGTATTGAGTGATGTAACAATAACAGATGAAGAAGTAAAGAAATACTATGAAGATAATAAAGAAGCTTTTGGTCAGCCTGCAACAGTTTCAGCTAGACATATTCTAGTAGAAACTGAAGAGGAAGCAAATAAGGCAAGAGAGGAAATCTTAAGCGGTAAGATTTCATTCGGAGATGCTGCAATGAAATATTCAACATGCCCATCTAATCAACAAGGTGGAAATTTAGGTGAATTCTCAAAAGGTATGATGGTTCCAGAATTTGAAGAAGCTGCTTTTACATCAGAAATAGGAAAGGTTACTGAACCGGTTAAAACTCAATTTGGGTATCATTTAGTGTTAGTAGATGCAAAAAATGAAGCCTCAATCAAAAGTTTTGAAGAAGTTAAAGACAGTGTATTAGATAATTTAATTAAAGAAAATCAACATAAAAAATATGATCAAATATTGAAGGAATTAGAAGCTAAATACGGAGTTGAAAGAAAATAG
- a CDS encoding uracil-DNA glycosylase: protein MSDILKNDWKNYLESEFQKDYYINLRKFLINEYNSKTIYPNMYDLFNALHFTPYNKVKVVILGQDPYHGPGQAHGLSFSVNPGVKTPPSLINIYKELHTDLGCYIPNNGYLRKWADQGVLLLNTVLTVRAGEANSHKNKGWEEFTNQVIKVLNKKETPIVFILWGNNAISKTDFITNPKHLIIKSVHPSPLSASRGFFGSKPFSKTNNFLISTNQEPIDWQIENI, encoded by the coding sequence ATGTCCGATATATTAAAAAATGATTGGAAAAATTATTTGGAGTCAGAATTCCAAAAAGACTATTATATTAATCTAAGAAAATTTTTGATAAATGAATATAATTCTAAGACCATTTATCCTAATATGTATGATCTCTTTAACGCCTTACATTTTACACCTTATAATAAAGTTAAAGTTGTTATATTAGGTCAAGATCCTTATCATGGACCTGGCCAAGCGCATGGATTGAGTTTTTCTGTTAATCCAGGTGTAAAAACTCCACCATCTTTAATTAATATCTATAAGGAACTACATACTGATTTAGGTTGCTATATCCCAAACAATGGCTATTTAAGAAAGTGGGCTGATCAAGGAGTCTTATTGCTAAATACAGTACTTACAGTTAGAGCTGGAGAAGCTAATTCCCACAAAAATAAGGGATGGGAAGAATTCACAAATCAGGTTATTAAGGTGCTAAATAAAAAGGAAACACCTATAGTATTCATACTTTGGGGTAATAATGCTATTTCAAAGACTGATTTTATTACTAATCCTAAGCATCTTATAATAAAATCCGTTCATCCTAGTCCATTATCTGCATCAAGAGGCTTCTTCGGAAGTAAACCTTTTTCAAAAACAAACAATTTTCTAATTTCTACAAATCAAGAACCAATTGACTGGCAAATCGAAAATATATAA
- a CDS encoding DUF3785 family protein, producing MDYKFVYENKEYVLTDNNCDGIFFEGENEITGLSLDIILNALNEGEEVSFSTEYYGDKCACNTQEQINKSYRYLEYHFYIYTKDNEYVINTLCNEYKNTSFNKLFGLGKIDDSYIVSVTVCPNCGIYSIYIDQCTV from the coding sequence GTGGATTATAAATTTGTTTATGAGAATAAAGAATACGTACTAACAGATAATAATTGCGATGGGATATTTTTTGAAGGCGAAAATGAGATTACAGGTCTTTCCTTAGATATAATATTGAATGCTCTAAATGAAGGAGAAGAAGTAAGTTTTTCAACAGAATATTATGGTGATAAATGTGCATGTAATACTCAAGAGCAAATAAATAAATCTTATCGTTACTTAGAGTACCACTTTTACATATATACAAAGGATAATGAATATGTAATAAATACTTTATGTAATGAATATAAGAATACATCTTTTAATAAACTTTTTGGTTTAGGAAAAATTGATGATAGCTATATAGTTAGTGTGACTGTATGTCCTAACTGCGGTATCTACTCAATATATATAGATCAATGTACTGTTTAA
- a CDS encoding NAD-dependent protein deacylase → MSIEKLSEILKNSSNIVFFGGAGISTESNIPDFRSSNGLFSEKLNATLTPEQLVSHTFYIRYPEEFFKFYKAKLIYPDAKPNAGHLALAKLEEMGKLKAIVTQNIDGLHQMAGSRNVFELHGSIHRNYCVKCHEFYDVNFILQSKGVPICTKCGGTVKPDVVLYEEGLDDKVIRDSITAISNADTLIIGGTSLVVYPAAGLINYFKGKNLVLINKSSTSADSKANLVINDSFGKTLSEAIKEL, encoded by the coding sequence ATGAGCATTGAAAAGTTATCAGAAATATTAAAGAATAGTAGTAATATAGTCTTTTTCGGCGGAGCTGGTATCAGTACGGAATCTAATATACCTGACTTTAGAAGTTCAAATGGCCTGTTTAGCGAGAAATTAAATGCTACATTAACTCCTGAACAGTTAGTATCACATACTTTTTATATTAGATATCCTGAAGAATTTTTTAAATTTTATAAAGCAAAACTTATATACCCAGATGCTAAACCAAATGCTGGACACTTAGCATTAGCCAAACTTGAAGAAATGGGAAAATTAAAAGCTATCGTTACACAAAATATAGACGGACTCCATCAAATGGCTGGAAGCAGAAATGTATTCGAACTTCACGGATCCATTCATCGAAATTATTGTGTTAAATGTCACGAATTCTATGATGTGAATTTTATCCTACAATCTAAAGGAGTTCCTATTTGCACTAAATGTGGTGGAACTGTTAAGCCCGATGTAGTTCTTTATGAAGAGGGTCTAGACGATAAAGTAATTAGAGACTCTATAACTGCAATTTCTAATGCAGATACTCTTATTATAGGTGGCACTTCACTTGTTGTTTATCCTGCTGCCGGACTTATCAATTATTTTAAAGGAAAGAATCTTGTATTAATAAATAAAAGTTCTACCTCTGCTGATTCCAAGGCTAATTTGGTTATTAACGATTCCTTCGGGAAAACATTGAGCGAGGCTATAAAAGAATTATAA